In the genome of Doryrhamphus excisus isolate RoL2022-K1 chromosome 11, RoL_Dexc_1.0, whole genome shotgun sequence, one region contains:
- the vps11 gene encoding vacuolar protein sorting-associated protein 11 homolog encodes MAAYLQWRKFAFFDKDTVKDRLDNGKNFDLPNGISACDSGRGHIVLGDMDGNIWLMMRSLQLTTFQAYKLRVTHLFQLKQHSILVTVGQDEHGMNPLVKVWNLDKRDSGNPLCTRIFPAIPGNKPAEVSCLSVHENLNFMAIGFTDGSVVLTKGDITRDRHSKTLTLHEGTIPVTGLAFRQVAKVTHLFVATLEKVHCYTLSFKEYPKVELDTHGCALRCSSITDPSQDSQFIVAGDECVYLYQPDERGPCFAFDGTKLLAHWHRGYLFLLTRNTKSPNKTRFGSRESSPSDKQLLTIYDLDNKFIAYSASFNDVIDVVAEWGSFYILTRDGKMYVLQEKDTQTKLEMLFKKNLFVMAINLAKSQHLDSDGLSEIFRQYGDHLYLKGDHDGAIQQYIRTIGKLEPSYVIRKFLDAQRIHNLTSYLQALHRQSLANADHTTLLLNCYTKLKDSSKLEEFIKSSESEVHFDVEIAIKVLRQAGYHSHAVFLAEKHMHHEWYLKIQLEDLKNYEEGLRYIGRLPFEQAESNMKRYGKTLMHHIPEGTTVLLKGLCTNYQPSGESAETDSHLEKKQLNKANSEEFIPIFANNPRELKAYLEHMIEVDPRSPQGVYDTLLELRLQDWAHEQHPEKKKILQNEALSLLRSDNTVFDKALVLCQMHNFKEGVLYLYEKGKLYQQIMHYHMQNEVYDKVVEACKSYGDQEGCLWEQALGYFARKEEDCKAYISEVLHHIDKNNLMPPLLVVQTLAHNSTATLSVIKDYLINKMQRESEQIEDDERKIRQYREETAHLRAEIQELKTSAKIFQKTKCNMCNSPLELPSVHFLCSHSFHQHCFESYAESEAECPTCTPENRKVMDMLRAQDQKRDLHDHFNRQLRSCHDGFSVVADYFGRGVFNKLTLLTDPPGSKPVGNLEVGLQRDLLIRTKRNC; translated from the exons ATGGCTGCATACTTACAGTGGCGTAAATTTGCATTCTTTGACAAAGACACAGTAAAGGATCGTTTAGATAATGGGAAAAACTTTGATCTTCCGAATGGAATATCGGCGTGCGACTCCGGACGTGGTCATATTGTTCTTGGAGATAT GGACGGCAACATCTGGCTTATGATGCGCTCATTGCAGCTGACAACTTTCCAGGCTTATAAGTTGCGAGTAACACATCTCTTCCAACTGAAACAACACAGCATCCTTGTAACAGTGGGACAGGATGAACACGGAATGAACCCCCTG GTAAAGGTGTGGAACTTAGACAAAAGAGACAGCGGGAATCCTCTCTGCACAAGAATTTTTCCTGCAATTCCAGGCAACAAACCGGCAGAGGTGTCATGCCTGAGTGTAcatgagaacctcaactttatgGCCATAG GTTTTACAGATGGCAGTGTCGTTCTAACCAAAGGTGACATCACTCGAGATCGGCACAGTAAAACCCTGACTCTACACGAAGGAACCATCCCAGTCACTGGTCTCGCGTTCCGCCAAGTTGCAAAAGTCACACATTTGTTCGTTGCCACTCTTGAGAAAGTCCAT TGCTACACCCTGTCTTTCAAAGAGTATCCAAAAGTCGAACTGGATACACATGGGTGTGCTCTTCGCTGCTCCTCCATCACAGATCCCTCACAGGATTCTCAGTTTATAGTTGCTGGTGatgaatgtgtgtatttgtaccaGCCAGACGAACGAGGTCCCTGCTTTGCCTTTGATGGAACCAAACTTTTGGCCCACTGGCATCGAGGATATCTTTTCTTACTTACTCGGAATACAAAGTCACCCAACAA GACGAGGTTCGGAAGCAGGGAAAGCTCCCCGTCAGACAAACAGCTTCTGACCATCTATGACTTGGACAACAAGTTTATCGCCTACAGTGCGTCATTTAATGACGTCATTGATGTGGTGGCTGAGTGGGGCTCCTTTTACATCCTCACCAGAGATGGTAAAATGTATGTTCTTCAAGAAAAGGACACACAGACCAAACTGGAG ATGCTGTTTAAGAAGAATTTATTTGTCATGGCTATAAACCTAGCTAAAAGCCAGCACCTGGACAGTGATGGGCTATCGGAGATCTTCAGACAGTATGGTGATCACCTTTACCTTAAGGGAGACCACGATGGCGCTATTCAGCAGTACATCCG CACGATTGGGAAGCTGGAGCCATCTTACGTTATTAGGAAATTTTTAGATGCACAGAGAATCCACAACCTGACATCTTATCTCCAAGCATTGCACAGGCAGTCGTTGGCCAACGCAGACCACACTACACTACTGCTGAACTGCTACACTAAGCTGAAGGACAGTTCGAAGCTGGAAGAGTTCATTAAG AGCAGTGAAAGCGAGGTCCATTTTGATGTGGAGATTGCTATTAAGGTTCTACGACAGGCCGGCTATCAcagccatgctgttttcttggcAGAGAAGCACATGCATCATGAATGGTATTTGAAGATACAACTTGAAGATCTCAAG AACTACGAGGAAGGGCTACGATACATCGGACGCCTTCCTTTTGAACAAGCCGAAAGCAACATGAAGCGTTACGGCAAGACGCTGATGCATCATATTCCAGAAGGTACAACGGTGCTTCTGAAAGGCTTATGCACTAACTACCAACCGAGCGGGGAAAGCGCTGAAACCGACAGCcacttggagaagaagcagCTCAATAAG GCCAACTCTGAGGAATTCATTCCAATTTTTGCCAACAACCCCCGAGAGCTGAAAGCCTACCTAGAACACATGATTGAGGTGGATCCCCGGTCTCCCCAAGGGGTTTATGACACGCTCCTTGAGCTCCGACTGCAAGACTGGGCACATGAACAGCACCCTGAG aaaaaaaagatcCTGCAAAATGAAGCCTTGTCACTCCTGAGGAGCGACAATACCGTGTTTGATAAAGCCCTGGTCCTCTGTCAGATGCACAACTTCAAAGAGGGCGTCCTTTACCTCTATGAAAAGGGCAAACT ATATCAGCAGATTATGCACTACCACATGCAGAATGAGGTGTACGACAAGGTGGTAGAAGCTTGCAAATCTTATGGGGACCAGGAAGGTTGCCTATGGGAACAAGCGTTGGGATACTTTgcaagaaaagaagaagactGCAAGGCGTACATCAGTGAAGTCTTGCATCACATTGACAAGAACAACCTGATGCCTCCTTTACTTG TGGTACAGACACTGGCACACAACTCTACAGCAACTCTGTCAGTTATCAAAGACTACCTAATCAATAAGATGCAGAGGGAAAGTGAACAAATTGAGGACGATGAACGTAAAATCCGTCAATATCGTGAGGAAACTGCTCACCTTCGTGCTGAGATCCAGGAACTCAAGACAAG TGCGAAAATATTCCAGAAGACAAAGTGCAACATGTGCAACAGTCCCCTGGAGCTCCCATCAGTTCATTTCCTGTGTAGCCACTCCTTCCACCAACACTGCTTTGAAAGTTATGCCGAGAGCGAGGCCGAGTGCCCAACATGTACTCCAGAAAACCGCAAAGTCATGGACATGCTGCGTGCCCAGGACCAGAAGCGAGACTTGCATGACCACTTCAATAGACAG